The following proteins are co-located in the Streptomyces sp. NBC_00435 genome:
- a CDS encoding SPFH domain-containing protein, translating to MSIGVLAGLVVAAVLAAVGLFKLMWRVAEPNEALVISGSAHKTEGIAEGMGFRIVTGRGTLVVPGVQAVRKLSLDLNETQLNVDCVTHQGIPLRVKGVVIFKIGDDFVSIANAARRFLDQQKMMPERVHIVFAGHLRSIVGGLTVEDMIRDREKLTGQTRAACGTEMEKLGLIVDSLQIHEIEDPTGYIKNLAMPHAAAVQRDARIAQAAANLLATEAEQAAFARMSEATRDSEILQAGYQAERDKAAATARQAGPLSEAAARQEVVVQETRVAELEAHRREQQLQADVRKPADAAAYETRTRAEADRDARISAAQAKAKETELAATADAAATEARALAAAKATRATGEAEAAATEARGLAEAAWAKAFGLAEAEAIKARAAALAENQEAVVAQQLAENWPAIVEAGAGAFGNVEHMVLLNGAEGMSEMFAKALTMGGTGLGLARQLLSSMSPAPAQPPTPEPPAQAVPHQIPIQEA from the coding sequence ATGTCCATCGGCGTATTGGCGGGCCTCGTCGTGGCCGCCGTTCTGGCCGCGGTCGGCCTGTTCAAACTGATGTGGCGGGTGGCCGAGCCCAATGAGGCCCTGGTCATCTCCGGCTCCGCGCACAAGACCGAGGGGATCGCGGAGGGCATGGGCTTCCGGATCGTCACCGGGCGCGGGACGCTCGTGGTGCCCGGGGTACAGGCCGTGCGGAAACTGTCGCTGGACCTCAACGAGACCCAGCTGAACGTGGACTGCGTGACCCACCAGGGCATCCCGCTGCGGGTCAAGGGCGTGGTGATCTTCAAGATCGGCGACGACTTCGTGTCCATCGCCAACGCGGCCCGGCGCTTCCTGGACCAGCAGAAGATGATGCCGGAGCGGGTGCACATCGTCTTCGCCGGCCATCTGCGCTCCATCGTGGGCGGGCTGACGGTCGAGGACATGATCCGCGACCGCGAGAAGCTGACCGGGCAGACCCGGGCGGCGTGCGGTACGGAGATGGAGAAGCTCGGGCTGATCGTGGACTCGCTGCAGATCCACGAGATCGAGGACCCGACGGGCTACATCAAGAACCTGGCGATGCCGCACGCGGCCGCGGTGCAGCGGGACGCTCGGATCGCGCAGGCCGCCGCCAACCTGCTGGCGACCGAGGCGGAACAGGCCGCCTTCGCGCGGATGTCGGAGGCGACGCGGGACAGCGAGATCCTCCAGGCGGGCTACCAGGCCGAACGCGACAAGGCCGCCGCGACGGCCCGGCAGGCGGGCCCGCTGTCGGAGGCGGCGGCGCGGCAGGAGGTCGTGGTCCAGGAGACACGGGTCGCGGAGCTGGAGGCGCACCGGCGCGAGCAGCAGCTGCAGGCGGACGTGCGCAAGCCGGCGGACGCGGCGGCGTACGAGACCCGTACCCGGGCCGAGGCGGACCGCGACGCCCGCATCTCGGCGGCGCAGGCCAAGGCGAAGGAGACCGAGCTGGCGGCGACCGCGGACGCGGCGGCCACGGAGGCGCGTGCGCTGGCGGCGGCGAAGGCGACCCGGGCCACGGGTGAGGCGGAAGCCGCGGCCACCGAGGCGCGGGGTCTCGCGGAGGCGGCCTGGGCGAAGGCCTTCGGCCTCGCGGAGGCGGAGGCCATCAAGGCGCGGGCCGCCGCGCTGGCGGAGAACCAGGAGGCGGTGGTCGCGCAGCAGCTCGCCGAGAACTGGCCGGCGATCGTGGAGGCCGGTGCGGGTGCCTTCGGCAACGTCGAGCACATGGTCCTCCTCAACGGGGCGGAGGGCATGTCGGAGATGTTCGCGAAGGCCCTGACCATGGGCGGCACGGGCCTGGGCCTGGCCCGCCAGCTCCTGTCCTCGATGTCGCCGGCCCCGGCACAGCCCCCGACCCCCGAACCGCCTGCGCAGGCGGTACCCCACCAGATCCCGATCCAGGAGGCTTAA
- a CDS encoding ABC transporter ATP-binding protein: protein MTTILQAAALTKAYAGADGELPVLGGIDLEIREGEIVALLGKSGSGKSTLLRCLAGLIPASSGSVTYRGEELRGANPGTAMVFQTFALLPWLTVQQNVELGLEAKGVDREERARQAVEAIDLIGLDGFESAYPKELSGGMRQRVGFARALVVEPDVLMMDEPLSALDVLTAENLRGELMELWASDRFPAKAVVLVTHNIEEAVLMADRVVVLGSRPYGTIKETFAVDLARPRDRNGAEFERIVDAVYAVMTGRTAKTPAAAPPARRTPANTPLPAASVDGMAGLAEIVLQRATATATATATATDAGNGEDLVDLADELGLEVDDVLPLVDGLELLGLAEVRDLHLVLTPRGSAFAGADVQESKELFAEGAREVPLVHLIHTTLQRSRGGTQRAGFFRDLLSHHYTSEQLEQQLETATDWGRYGELYGYHADAEEYLLDEDPPRS, encoded by the coding sequence ATGACCACGATCCTCCAGGCCGCCGCCCTCACCAAGGCCTACGCCGGCGCCGACGGGGAGCTCCCCGTGCTCGGCGGCATCGACCTGGAGATCCGCGAGGGGGAGATCGTCGCCCTCCTCGGCAAGTCCGGCAGCGGCAAGTCCACCCTGCTGCGCTGCCTCGCCGGCCTGATCCCCGCCAGCTCCGGCTCGGTCACCTACCGGGGCGAGGAGTTGCGCGGGGCGAACCCGGGCACGGCGATGGTCTTCCAGACCTTCGCTCTGCTGCCCTGGCTGACGGTCCAGCAGAACGTCGAACTGGGTCTGGAGGCCAAGGGCGTGGACCGCGAGGAGCGGGCCCGCCAGGCCGTGGAGGCGATCGACCTGATCGGACTCGACGGCTTCGAGTCGGCCTACCCGAAGGAGCTCAGCGGCGGCATGCGCCAGCGCGTGGGCTTCGCCCGGGCGCTCGTCGTGGAGCCGGACGTACTGATGATGGACGAGCCGTTGTCCGCACTGGACGTGCTCACCGCCGAGAACCTGCGCGGCGAGCTGATGGAACTGTGGGCCTCGGACCGCTTCCCCGCCAAGGCGGTGGTGCTGGTCACGCACAACATCGAGGAGGCCGTGCTGATGGCCGACCGCGTGGTGGTGCTGGGGTCGCGGCCCTACGGCACGATCAAGGAGACCTTCGCGGTGGACCTGGCCCGCCCCCGGGACCGCAACGGCGCCGAGTTCGAGCGGATCGTGGACGCCGTGTACGCGGTGATGACCGGCCGCACCGCCAAGACCCCGGCCGCCGCCCCGCCCGCCAGGCGGACGCCGGCCAACACCCCGCTCCCGGCGGCCAGCGTCGACGGGATGGCGGGCCTCGCCGAGATCGTGCTCCAGCGCGCCACCGCCACCGCCACCGCCACCGCCACCGCCACCGACGCCGGGAACGGCGAGGATCTGGTCGACCTCGCCGACGAGCTCGGCCTGGAGGTGGACGACGTACTGCCCCTGGTCGACGGGCTGGAACTGCTGGGCCTGGCCGAGGTGCGGGACCTGCACCTGGTGCTGACCCCGCGCGGCAGCGCCTTCGCGGGGGCCGATGTACAGGAGTCGAAGGAGCTGTTCGCGGAGGGGGCCAGGGAAGTCCCGCTGGTCCACCTGATCCACACCACCCTGCAGCGCTCGCGGGGCGGCACGCAGCGGGCCGGGTTCTTCCGGGACCTGCTCTCGCACCACTACACGAGCGAGCAGCTGGAGCAGCAGCTGGAGACCGCCACGGACTGGGGCCGCTACGGGGAGCTGTACGGGTACCACGCGGACGCCGAGGAGTACCTGCTGGACGAGGACCCTCCGCGCTCGTAG
- a CDS encoding ABC transporter permease, protein MTTDTRPPVTHTGQAAPTRTRLSWVDFAVAAAFLVLGYLLLQVGKGTTVNFDPADVPDVDTDPTKLPYYAARSVLRMFIALVASVVFTFGYAYAAARSRRLERVLIPALDVLQSVPVLGFLSVLVTFFVALFPGSLLGLECAVIFAIFTSQAWNMTFGFYATLTSLPRELDEVSRSFGFTRWMRFWRVEVPAGVIDLVWNGMMSFAGGWFMLVASEAVSVSGHDYAVPGLGSYAGTAIGEGDLAKVGWVILAMTVTIVTVNFLFWRPLTAWAEKYKNEQSESTDVQRSWVLDFLRRSHWPRILGRATAPAREATGRAARVLGRDDRALSVDAARRRTGDVVFTAVAGAVILWGLYDLAHYLQRETGLGVFGEPLLLGLITFVRVIVLVAAATVVWVPVGVWIGSSPRLTKIAQPVVQVLASFPANLLFPVAVWFFLRTGLNINIGCVLLMALGAQWYILFNAIAGAMAIPSDLKEAMDDLGVRGIQRWKRLIVPAVFPSYVTGGITASGGAWNASIVGEVVTFAGTTLSATGLGAYIFHATEAGDFPKLIAGIAVMSLYVVGLNRLFWRPLYRLAERRYSI, encoded by the coding sequence ATGACCACCGACACCCGCCCGCCCGTAACGCACACCGGCCAGGCGGCCCCCACGCGCACCCGCCTGTCATGGGTGGACTTCGCCGTGGCCGCCGCCTTCCTGGTGCTCGGCTACCTGCTCCTCCAGGTCGGCAAGGGCACCACCGTCAACTTCGACCCCGCCGACGTCCCCGACGTGGACACGGATCCCACGAAGCTCCCGTACTACGCCGCCCGCAGCGTCCTGCGGATGTTCATCGCGCTCGTCGCCTCGGTCGTCTTCACCTTCGGCTACGCCTACGCCGCCGCCCGCAGCAGACGCCTGGAGCGGGTGCTGATCCCGGCCCTGGACGTCCTGCAGTCCGTCCCGGTCCTCGGCTTCCTGTCCGTCCTCGTCACGTTCTTCGTCGCGCTGTTCCCCGGCTCGCTCCTCGGCCTCGAATGCGCCGTGATCTTCGCCATCTTCACCTCCCAGGCCTGGAACATGACCTTCGGGTTCTACGCCACCCTGACCTCCCTGCCCCGTGAACTCGACGAAGTCTCCCGCTCGTTCGGCTTCACCCGCTGGATGCGCTTCTGGCGCGTGGAGGTCCCCGCCGGGGTCATCGACCTCGTGTGGAACGGCATGATGAGCTTCGCCGGCGGATGGTTCATGCTCGTCGCCTCCGAGGCCGTCTCCGTCTCCGGGCACGACTACGCCGTACCCGGTCTCGGCTCCTACGCGGGCACCGCGATCGGCGAGGGGGACCTCGCCAAGGTCGGCTGGGTCATCCTCGCGATGACCGTCACCATCGTCACCGTCAACTTCCTCTTCTGGCGGCCCCTCACCGCCTGGGCGGAGAAGTACAAGAACGAGCAGTCCGAATCCACCGACGTGCAGCGCAGCTGGGTACTGGACTTCCTGCGCCGCTCCCACTGGCCCCGGATCCTCGGCCGCGCCACCGCCCCCGCCCGCGAGGCCACCGGCCGGGCCGCCCGCGTGCTGGGCCGGGACGACCGGGCGCTGTCCGTGGACGCGGCCCGCCGCCGGACCGGTGACGTGGTCTTCACGGCGGTCGCCGGGGCCGTGATCCTGTGGGGCCTGTACGACCTGGCGCACTACCTCCAGCGCGAGACCGGACTCGGCGTCTTCGGCGAACCGCTGCTGCTCGGGCTGATCACCTTCGTCCGGGTGATCGTGCTCGTCGCCGCCGCCACGGTCGTCTGGGTGCCCGTGGGGGTGTGGATCGGCTCCTCGCCCAGGCTCACGAAGATCGCGCAGCCCGTCGTACAGGTGCTGGCGAGCTTCCCCGCGAACCTCCTCTTCCCCGTGGCCGTCTGGTTCTTCCTCAGGACCGGTCTGAACATCAACATCGGCTGTGTGCTGCTGATGGCACTCGGCGCGCAGTGGTACATCCTCTTCAACGCCATCGCCGGGGCCATGGCCATCCCCTCCGACCTCAAGGAGGCCATGGACGACCTCGGCGTCCGCGGGATCCAGCGGTGGAAGCGGCTGATCGTCCCGGCCGTGTTCCCCTCGTACGTCACCGGCGGCATCACCGCTTCGGGCGGCGCGTGGAACGCCTCGATCGTCGGCGAGGTCGTCACCTTCGCCGGTACCACCCTGTCGGCCACCGGCCTGGGCGCGTACATCTTCCACGCCACCGAGGCCGGCGACTTCCCCAAGCTGATCGCCGGGATCGCCGTCATGAGTCTTTACGTCGTCGGGCTGAACCGGCTGTTCTGGCGGCCCCTGTACCGGCTCGCGGAGCGCCGGTACTCCATCTAG
- a CDS encoding DUF3027 domain-containing protein — protein MSAATTRSRTPDRLCVEAVDLARAAAEEAAAPGVVGEHTAAIAEGDRVVTHFFECKDPAYRGWRWAVTVTRASRAKNVTLDETVLLPGDDALLAPEWVPWSERLRPGDMGPGDLLPTDAEDLRLEPGWSGEDAPPPNSVVSTEMAELVEAEDADVTDRAVVPVRGSITSVAEELGMRRARVLSRYGLHSAADRWDESFGAKTPMAQAAPASCVSCGFLVAIGGSLGQAFGVCANEFGPADGRLVSLSYGCGGHSEAAVMPKPPRPAPPVLDSMASDEFHLGPAPDSGSVPAADLLAPDLGHS, from the coding sequence GTGAGTGCTGCGACGACGCGAAGCCGTACCCCCGACCGCCTGTGCGTCGAGGCGGTAGACCTCGCCCGAGCGGCGGCCGAAGAGGCCGCCGCCCCCGGAGTGGTGGGCGAGCACACCGCCGCCATCGCCGAGGGTGACCGGGTCGTCACCCACTTCTTCGAGTGCAAGGACCCCGCGTACCGGGGCTGGCGCTGGGCCGTGACGGTGACCCGCGCCTCCCGCGCGAAGAACGTCACCCTCGACGAAACGGTGCTGCTGCCCGGCGACGACGCGCTGCTGGCCCCCGAATGGGTTCCGTGGAGCGAGCGGCTGCGGCCGGGCGACATGGGTCCCGGGGACCTGCTCCCCACGGACGCCGAGGACCTGCGGCTGGAGCCGGGCTGGTCGGGCGAGGACGCCCCGCCGCCGAACTCGGTGGTGTCCACCGAGATGGCCGAACTGGTCGAGGCGGAGGACGCCGACGTCACCGACCGCGCGGTGGTGCCCGTACGCGGCTCCATCACCTCGGTGGCGGAGGAACTGGGCATGCGCAGGGCGCGCGTGCTCTCCCGCTACGGGCTGCACAGCGCGGCGGACCGCTGGGACGAGTCCTTCGGCGCGAAGACCCCGATGGCGCAGGCCGCGCCCGCCTCGTGCGTCTCCTGCGGCTTCCTCGTCGCGATCGGTGGCTCGCTGGGCCAGGCGTTCGGCGTCTGCGCGAACGAGTTCGGACCGGCGGACGGCCGGCTGGTCTCCCTGTCCTACGGATGCGGTGGCCATTCGGAGGCCGCGGTCATGCCGAAGCCCCCGCGGCCGGCGCCGCCGGTCCTCGACTCGATGGCCTCGGACGAGTTCCACCTCGGCCCGGCCCCCGACTCCGGATCCGTCCCCGCGGCCGACCTCCTGGCCCCGGACCTCGGCCACTCCTGA
- a CDS encoding MFS transporter codes for MGHYGHVAPVRSSDDGSGPARRAGRAIGRALHLPFTGTARGIRRATHAHGAGESGLGKLIELHAINGAGDVMITVALASTVFFSVPTDEARGRVALYLAITMAPFTLLAPVIGPLLDRLPHGRRAAMAGAMLTRALLAVMMSGAVATGGLELYPAALGVLVASKAYGVVRSAVVPRLLPPGFSLVKANSRVTLAGLLATGAAAPVGAALHAIGPPWPLYGACAIFIWGTFAAFTLPHKVDEAKGERRARLSTHEAHSKRPGLRTVSRPVLCGLLANASMRGLSGFLIFFLAFLLREHPLSGQSAAVSLGIVAVSAGVGNACGTAVGAWLRARAPEAIIATVLSLTLAVAILAAVFFSGVFIAVLGATAGFCQALAKLSLDAMIQRDVPETVRTSAFARSETLLQVAWVLGGGIGIALPLNGVLGMSVAATVVALGTVMGLRGFVSTNRHQQPTPSRPRVA; via the coding sequence GTGGGGCACTATGGCCACGTGGCACCCGTACGGTCGTCCGATGACGGCTCGGGACCGGCCAGGCGGGCCGGCCGGGCCATCGGGCGTGCCCTGCACCTGCCGTTCACCGGTACGGCGCGCGGAATCCGGCGGGCCACGCACGCCCACGGGGCGGGTGAATCGGGCCTCGGCAAGCTGATCGAACTGCACGCGATCAACGGCGCCGGTGATGTGATGATCACAGTCGCGCTCGCCTCCACCGTCTTCTTCTCCGTGCCCACGGACGAGGCGCGCGGACGGGTGGCCCTGTACCTCGCCATCACCATGGCCCCCTTCACCCTCCTGGCCCCGGTGATCGGCCCGCTGCTGGACCGGCTGCCGCACGGGCGGCGCGCCGCGATGGCCGGCGCGATGCTCACACGGGCGCTGCTGGCGGTGATGATGTCGGGCGCGGTGGCCACGGGCGGCCTGGAGCTGTACCCGGCCGCGCTCGGGGTCCTCGTCGCCTCCAAGGCCTACGGCGTCGTGCGCAGCGCCGTGGTCCCCAGACTCCTCCCGCCGGGCTTCTCGCTGGTCAAGGCGAACTCCCGGGTCACCCTGGCCGGCCTGCTGGCCACCGGCGCGGCCGCTCCCGTGGGCGCCGCCCTGCACGCGATCGGGCCTCCGTGGCCGCTCTACGGGGCGTGCGCGATCTTCATCTGGGGCACCTTCGCGGCGTTCACGCTGCCGCACAAGGTGGACGAGGCGAAGGGCGAGCGGCGGGCCCGGCTGTCCACGCACGAGGCGCACTCGAAACGCCCGGGGCTGCGGACGGTCAGCCGGCCGGTCCTGTGCGGGCTGCTGGCGAACGCGTCGATGCGCGGGCTGTCCGGGTTCCTGATCTTCTTCCTGGCGTTCCTGCTGCGCGAGCACCCCCTCTCCGGCCAGAGCGCGGCGGTGTCCCTGGGGATCGTCGCCGTCTCGGCGGGCGTCGGCAACGCCTGCGGGACCGCCGTCGGGGCCTGGCTCCGGGCCCGCGCACCCGAGGCGATCATCGCCACGGTGCTGTCCCTGACCCTGGCGGTGGCCATCCTCGCGGCGGTGTTCTTCAGCGGGGTGTTCATCGCCGTCCTGGGCGCGACGGCCGGCTTCTGCCAGGCCCTCGCGAAGCTCTCGCTGGACGCGATGATCCAGCGGGACGTGCCCGAGACGGTCCGTACGTCGGCCTTCGCGCGCTCGGAGACCCTGCTCCAGGTGGCGTGGGTCCTGGGCGGCGGGATCGGCATCGCCCTTCCCCTGAACGGGGTGCTGGGCATGTCCGTGGCCGCCACGGTGGTCGCCCTGGGCACGGTCATGGGCCTCCGCGGCTTCGTCTCCACCAACCGCCACCAGCAGCCCACACCGTCCCGCCCTCGGGTGGCATAG
- a CDS encoding DUF2771 domain-containing protein, with product MTAPLFSGRARRSVAALGAVSAGLLLLSACDKPTPLATVTVGTSSVSSEAACHDGKELTAEKVQACFTDLKDAKTIEYGRGDTLRLGVEPDVVEDGKKWQAVLDGQQITEPTSNTYDSFPGADLFLTGGQGEAPASKKLNIVQVDPDGKPISVWAFTVKLKK from the coding sequence ATGACCGCACCGCTTTTCTCGGGTAGGGCCCGCCGCAGCGTCGCGGCCCTCGGAGCCGTATCCGCCGGCCTCCTCCTCCTCTCCGCCTGCGACAAGCCGACGCCGCTGGCGACCGTGACGGTCGGCACCTCGTCGGTGTCCTCCGAGGCCGCCTGCCACGACGGCAAGGAACTCACGGCCGAAAAGGTCCAGGCGTGCTTCACGGACCTGAAGGACGCCAAGACCATCGAGTACGGCCGGGGCGACACCCTGCGTCTCGGTGTCGAGCCCGATGTCGTCGAGGACGGCAAGAAGTGGCAGGCGGTCCTCGACGGACAGCAGATCACCGAGCCGACCAGCAACACCTACGACAGCTTCCCGGGCGCCGACCTCTTCCTCACCGGCGGCCAGGGCGAGGCACCGGCCTCGAAGAAGCTCAACATCGTCCAGGTCGACCCCGACGGCAAGCCGATCTCCGTCTGGGCCTTCACCGTCAAGCTCAAGAAGTAG
- a CDS encoding futalosine hydrolase — protein MRALIVTAVAAEADSVVSGLSGPAPRPDHTPGPDHLPGPEPRALPGGYLIHHRGAFDVLVAGVGPAAAAAGTATALALAPAPDGYGLVVSAGIGGGFAPAAPLGSLVVADAIVAADLGAETPQGFLPVAELGFGRSVHLPPAELAARAAEATGALLAPVLTVSTVTGTAARAASLAALHPLAGAEAMEGFGVAEAAAAHGLPVLEVRAVSNAVGPRDRAAWRIGDALTALADGFRALGPVLDSWEGHS, from the coding sequence ATGCGCGCGCTCATCGTGACCGCGGTGGCGGCGGAGGCCGACTCCGTCGTCAGTGGCCTGTCCGGTCCGGCCCCTCGTCCGGACCACACCCCCGGCCCGGACCACCTCCCCGGTCCCGAGCCGCGCGCCCTCCCCGGTGGTTACCTCATCCACCACCGGGGAGCCTTCGACGTCCTCGTCGCCGGAGTCGGCCCGGCCGCCGCGGCCGCCGGCACCGCGACCGCCCTGGCGCTCGCGCCCGCTCCGGACGGCTACGGCCTCGTCGTCTCCGCCGGCATCGGCGGCGGGTTCGCGCCCGCCGCCCCGCTCGGCTCCCTCGTGGTCGCCGACGCCATCGTCGCCGCCGACCTGGGGGCCGAAACCCCGCAGGGGTTCCTGCCCGTCGCCGAGCTCGGCTTCGGCCGCAGCGTGCACCTGCCTCCCGCGGAGCTCGCCGCGCGCGCCGCCGAGGCGACCGGGGCGCTGCTGGCGCCCGTACTGACCGTCTCCACCGTCACCGGCACCGCCGCCCGCGCCGCCTCCCTCGCCGCGCTGCATCCGCTCGCCGGGGCCGAGGCCATGGAGGGCTTCGGGGTCGCGGAGGCCGCCGCCGCGCACGGGCTGCCCGTCCTGGAGGTCCGTGCCGTCTCCAACGCCGTGGGGCCCCGCGACCGCGCCGCCTGGCGGATCGGCGACGCGCTGACGGCCCTGGCCGACGGCTTCCGGGCGCTGGGACCCGTACTCGACTCCTGGGAAGGCCACTCATGA